The following coding sequences are from one Neovison vison isolate M4711 chromosome X, ASM_NN_V1, whole genome shotgun sequence window:
- the WAS gene encoding wiskott-Aldrich syndrome protein encodes MSGGPVGGRSGGRGGPGVQQNIPSTLLQDHENQRLFEMLGRKCWTLATAVVQLYLALPPGAEHWTKEHCGAVCFVKDNPQKSYFIRLYGLQTGRLLWEQELYSQLVYSTPTPFFHTFAGDACQAGLNFADEGEAQVFRALVQEKIQKRNQRQSGDRRQLPTPPAPANEERRGGLPPLPPHPGGDQGGPASGQLSLGLVTVDIQNPDITSSRYRGLPAPGPGPADKKRSGKKKISKADIGAPSGFKHVSHVGWDPQNGFDVNNLDPDLRSLFSRAGISEAQLTDAETSKLIYDFIEDQGGLEAVRQEMRRQEPLPPPPPPSRGGNQAPRPPTMGSNKGRSGPLPPVPLGGAPPPPTPRAPPPPGRGGPPPPPPPATGRSGPPPPPPPGAGGPPVPPPPPPPPPPPSSGDGPVPPPPPALGPVGNLAPGGGRGALLDQIRQGIQLNKTPGAPENSALQPAPQSSEGLVGALMHVMQKRSRAIHSSDEGEDQAGDEDEDDEWDD; translated from the exons ATGAGTGGGGGCCCTGTGGGAGGCAGGTCTGGGGGTCGCGGAGGACCAGGGGTTCAGCAGAACATACCCTCCACACTGCTCCAGGACCACGAGAACCAGCGACTCTTCGAGATGCTGGGTCGGAAATGCTGG ACACTGGCCACTGCTGTTGTTCAACTGTACCTGGCATTGCCTCCTGGAGCTGAACACTGGACCAAGGAGCATTGTGGGGCTGTGTGCTTCGTGAAGGATAACCCCCAGAAGTCCTACTTCATCCGTCTTTATGGCCTTCAG ACCGGCCGTCTGCTCTGGGAACAAGAGCTGTACTCACAGCTGGTCTACTCCACTCCTACCCCCTTcttccacacctttgctggagAT GCCTGCCAGGCAGGGTTGAACTTTGCAGACGAGGGCGAGGCCCAGGTCTTCCGGGCCCTGGTGCAGGAGAAGATCCAAAAAAGGAATCAGAGGCAAAGTGGAG ACAGACGCCAGCTACCCACACCACCGGCGCCAGCCAATGAAG agagaagaggagggctcccacccctgcccccacacccaggTGGAGACCAAGGGG GCCCAGCATCTGGCCAACTGTCCCTGGGGCTAGTAACAGTGGACATCCAGAACCCCGACATCACGAGTTCCCGATACCGTGGGCTCCCAgcgcctgggcctggcccagctgATAAGAAACGCtcagggaagaagaaaatcagCAAGGCCGATATTGGTGCACCAAGTGGATTCAA ACATGTCAGCCACGTGGGGTGGGACCCCCAGAATGGATTTGAC GTAAACAACCTGGACCCAGACCTGCGGAGTCTGTTCTCCAGGGCAGGCATCAGTGAGGCCCAGCTCACAGATGctgaaacctccaaactcatctACGATTTCATTGAAGACCAGGGTGGCCTGGAGGCTGTGCGGCAGGAAATGAGGCGTCAGG AGCCTCTTCCACCTCCCCCACCGCCGTCCAGAGGAGGAAACCAGGCTCCCCGGCCCCCTACTATGGGGAGCAACAAGGGTCGTTCTGGTCCACTGCCTCCTGTACCTTTGGGAGGTGCTCCGCCCCCACCAACTCCccgggcacccccacccccaggccgaGGGggccctccaccaccaccccctccagCCACTGGACGTTCTGGaccaccaccccctccaccccctggaGCTGGAGGGCCCCCTgtgcctccacccccacccccaccgcccccaccccccagctctggGGATGGGCcagtccctcccccacctcctgctctgGGGCCTGTGGGGAACCTGGCCCCTGGTGGAGGTCGGGGGGCGCTTTTGGATCAAATCCGCCAGGGAATTCAGCTGAACAAG ACGCCTGGGGCCCCCGAGAACTCAGCACTGCAGCCCGCGCCTCAGAGCTCAGAGGGCCTGGTGGGAGCCCTGATGCACGTGATGCAGAAGAGAAGCCGAGCCATCCACTCTTCAG acGAAGGGGAGGACCAGGCCGGCGACGAGGATGAGGACGATGAGTGGGACGACTGA